Proteins encoded by one window of Thermobaculum terrenum ATCC BAA-798:
- a CDS encoding sensor histidine kinase yields MKTSEKLWIYSLVEAMPVALLVFDRDANLLAASPKARAMLLPISKGDNHNGSLENPALPASIRESLYRVLKGYSRSESGHATIANTRIEFTVADIGDVVSVAFSDPSPGYDENIDYLSIAAHELKTPLTAIKGGTQLLERTLLRNGDLSDRESKLLGMIISQVNRLSYMVDSLLDTSRLASGRIKLTKSDHDLRMIVQEAVEEVRSSIPGRNIDIKMPSHELRANIDPVRLSQVIENILRNAVENSDPDKAVLVEAYEDMDDIYLTVTDYGKGIQPKDSPHIFEKFYRGAECSGGLGLGLYISSELVKLHGGRIWFESEPGYGTTFYIAIPAR; encoded by the coding sequence ATGAAGACTTCTGAGAAGTTGTGGATATACAGCTTAGTAGAGGCGATGCCGGTAGCGTTGTTGGTCTTTGATCGTGATGCAAATCTTCTGGCTGCATCTCCCAAGGCCCGTGCGATGCTGCTACCCATTAGCAAAGGTGATAATCATAACGGCTCATTAGAAAATCCTGCTCTACCGGCGAGCATCCGCGAGTCTTTGTATAGGGTTCTGAAGGGGTACTCGCGTTCTGAGAGTGGACATGCAACCATTGCAAATACACGCATCGAGTTCACGGTTGCTGACATAGGAGACGTAGTGAGTGTAGCCTTTAGTGACCCCTCTCCAGGATACGATGAAAATATTGATTATCTATCCATAGCTGCTCATGAACTCAAGACTCCTCTAACCGCTATTAAAGGAGGCACACAGCTTCTGGAGAGGACACTGCTGAGAAATGGCGACCTGAGCGATAGAGAATCGAAGTTACTGGGCATGATAATCTCGCAGGTTAACAGATTATCCTATATGGTTGATAGTCTGTTAGATACCTCTAGATTAGCTTCAGGCAGGATAAAGCTTACCAAAAGCGATCATGACCTACGTATGATAGTACAGGAAGCTGTGGAAGAAGTAAGGTCATCGATTCCTGGTCGAAACATAGACATAAAGATGCCTTCACACGAGCTGCGTGCAAACATAGATCCTGTAAGACTGTCTCAGGTGATCGAGAATATCTTACGCAATGCTGTAGAGAACTCAGATCCAGACAAAGCAGTGCTAGTGGAAGCATATGAGGATATGGATGATATATACCTGACGGTTACTGATTATGGCAAAGGTATACAGCCTAAGGACAGCCCTCATATATTCGAGAAATTTTACAGGGGAGCCGAATGTAGCGGAGGGCTCGGTCTAGGCCTCTATATATCTTCAGAGCTCGTAAAGCTTCACGGCGGGCGTATATGGTTTGAGTCAGAGCCAGGTTATGGTACCACTTTTTACATAGCTATCCCGGCCAGGTAA
- the rpoN gene encoding RNA polymerase factor sigma-54, with the protein MDMQMSQEQNQAQEMTIKASPSLIEANYILSLSLPELRQTILNELSQNPALELVDHETCPFCGEVMVGGKCENCSREDSKTDHTDTVNEDLDSLYYESYSATSRSLVSDDEDDFDPMSIVASEQDFHESLRSDLHSILPEEDYEIADYLIESLDENGYLRQPLDAIARELGRDVQRVEWVLQRLQEIAPAGVGARNLQECLLLQLRYLEQEGEIIPEYVRAILENYIEELGSHKYGYIARKLKTSPEKVAEARQFIKQKLSPYPSLDPAVGRTWKSPSRSTYISPDVIIFEREGKLEVEVVEGRQFELRLSPAYQQIAKDLEAHPNSYSENERTHIKEYISRTKMFISNVNQRRKTIYKIASALVELQEDFIRYGVRHLKPLTRAMLADYIGVHESTVSRATAGKYVMLPNRKVIPFSDFFTASLSIKDVIKEIIMSEDKALTDRQICDKLRERGIRVARRTVAKYRAELGILPSTLR; encoded by the coding sequence ATGGATATGCAGATGTCGCAGGAACAAAATCAAGCGCAAGAGATGACTATAAAAGCTTCTCCCTCGCTGATAGAGGCAAACTACATACTTAGTTTGTCCCTACCAGAGCTGCGACAGACGATACTAAACGAGCTAAGCCAGAATCCTGCTCTCGAGCTAGTGGACCACGAAACTTGCCCCTTTTGTGGCGAAGTCATGGTAGGTGGCAAATGCGAGAACTGTTCTCGGGAAGACTCTAAAACAGATCATACTGATACCGTCAACGAGGATCTGGATTCTCTGTACTATGAAAGCTACTCAGCAACATCGCGTTCGTTAGTATCTGATGATGAAGATGACTTTGACCCCATGTCCATAGTGGCATCCGAGCAGGATTTTCATGAATCACTGAGGTCGGATCTACATTCAATACTCCCTGAAGAAGACTACGAGATAGCTGACTACCTAATAGAGTCCCTGGATGAGAATGGTTACCTTAGGCAACCGCTGGATGCTATAGCTCGTGAGCTGGGGAGGGATGTGCAGAGGGTAGAATGGGTACTACAGAGATTACAGGAGATAGCACCCGCGGGTGTAGGTGCAAGGAATCTTCAAGAATGTCTACTGCTCCAGCTGAGATATCTGGAGCAAGAGGGAGAAATCATACCCGAGTACGTAAGAGCCATCCTAGAGAACTATATCGAAGAGCTGGGGAGTCATAAATACGGCTACATAGCTAGGAAGCTGAAGACCTCTCCTGAAAAAGTAGCTGAAGCTAGGCAGTTCATTAAGCAGAAACTATCTCCTTATCCTTCACTTGATCCTGCAGTTGGACGTACATGGAAAAGCCCCTCCAGGTCCACTTACATCTCTCCTGATGTCATCATATTTGAGAGAGAAGGCAAGCTAGAGGTAGAAGTGGTCGAGGGTAGGCAGTTCGAGCTTCGGTTAAGTCCAGCATACCAGCAGATCGCAAAAGACCTGGAAGCACATCCGAACTCTTATTCGGAGAACGAGAGAACTCATATCAAGGAGTACATCTCGCGTACGAAGATGTTTATTTCGAACGTAAACCAGCGCCGCAAGACTATATACAAAATAGCCTCCGCTCTGGTCGAGCTGCAAGAGGATTTTATAAGATATGGAGTCAGACATCTAAAGCCTCTAACTAGAGCTATGCTCGCAGACTACATAGGGGTACATGAGAGCACAGTCAGCCGCGCCACTGCTGGCAAATATGTAATGTTGCCTAACAGGAAAGTTATACCTTTTTCAGACTTCTTTACCGCTTCACTTAGCATCAAAGACGTGATCAAAGAGATCATAATGAGCGAGGATAAAGCTCTGACCGATCGACAAATATGCGATAAGCTACGTGAGAGAGGAATAAGAGTAGCGCGAAGAACAGTGGCCAAATATAGGGCTGAGCTTGGCATACTTCCTTCTACTCTAAGATAA
- a CDS encoding TolB family protein, with protein MINLETHKSKEIVSDNVIQAAWSQDGRYLAYTVTRDSNHDKKLELYLDRSLIYIKDIVRGSTIRVGPGIDPAWDPRKPQLFFATLGSRQGNKIMSYSLASRAFKEVVAIKDLPKDLSQYGVPFATKLNLLRHPSISYDGSRLAISAYGSTALLITLDLHKPDKNNIHVEDFAPESSFEHLVWGPNSHKLAYEVLTPSGLDQLAVLDVSTGNREIFGDIRSGIGYTEPAWAPDGKHLIATRTYRNRAKGIYMITLGNQRIRTLKPGYYSKSLWIRVLTR; from the coding sequence TTGATAAACCTGGAGACTCATAAATCTAAGGAAATAGTCTCTGATAATGTTATACAAGCTGCGTGGAGCCAAGACGGAAGGTACCTAGCTTATACCGTTACTAGAGATAGTAATCATGACAAAAAGCTAGAACTTTATCTAGACAGAAGTCTGATTTACATAAAAGATATAGTTCGCGGTAGCACAATAAGAGTTGGACCTGGGATTGATCCCGCATGGGACCCAAGAAAGCCTCAATTATTCTTTGCAACTCTCGGATCCAGACAAGGCAACAAGATAATGTCATACTCACTAGCTAGTCGAGCTTTCAAAGAGGTTGTAGCCATCAAAGATCTACCTAAGGATCTATCGCAATACGGAGTACCTTTTGCGACGAAGCTCAATTTATTGCGTCATCCTTCTATCAGCTATGATGGCTCAAGACTAGCCATAAGTGCCTATGGGTCAACTGCTCTCCTAATTACCTTGGATCTACATAAGCCAGATAAGAATAATATTCATGTTGAGGATTTCGCCCCAGAATCAAGCTTTGAGCATCTAGTATGGGGTCCCAATAGTCATAAGCTCGCATATGAAGTACTTACACCTTCTGGGCTAGATCAATTGGCTGTCTTAGACGTCTCTACTGGTAATAGAGAGATCTTTGGAGATATACGATCAGGTATAGGCTATACTGAGCCAGCATGGGCTCCTGATGGTAAGCATCTAATAGCGACCAGAACCTACAGAAATAGGGCTAAGGGCATATATATGATCACGCTCGGTAATCAGAGAATAAGGACTCTGAAGCCAGGGTACTACTCAAAATCCTTATGGATACGGGTTCTTACAAGGTAA
- the speD gene encoding adenosylmethionine decarboxylase, with amino-acid sequence MSFRHILYDLWVEDPSILERTKPLEQIMLEAARCSGATILHSYFHQFDPHGVSGVVLIAQSHLSIHTWSEEKYAAIDVFTYQGMNPELAISYIREKLRPTRERITDLSRGGTLL; translated from the coding sequence ATGTCCTTCCGGCATATACTATATGATCTCTGGGTAGAAGATCCCTCTATACTGGAACGTACCAAGCCTTTAGAGCAGATAATGCTCGAGGCTGCGCGTTGCAGTGGTGCCACAATACTTCATTCGTACTTCCACCAGTTTGATCCTCATGGCGTGTCTGGTGTTGTGCTGATCGCTCAATCTCACCTCTCCATCCACACCTGGTCTGAGGAAAAATATGCTGCTATCGATGTCTTCACATACCAGGGTATGAATCCCGAGCTAGCTATAAGCTATATAAGAGAGAAGCTGCGACCTACCAGAGAGAGAATAACGGATCTTAGCCGAGGGGGAACACTGTTATAG
- a CDS encoding bis-aminopropyl spermidine synthase family protein, translating into MINTSLSDLARAVSDAASLKEGPDAVIRLLQVVAARGPISAKELSQSIGLPIPVLAAVRRELESRGILERKGGIVLTDNGKRLLEGQTYRFLGVCEACSGAGLLIPDELSPLLDKLRLYRANRPQVDVSLDQSFILPEYNLRRCLFALNHGLLAGRRVLFIGDDDAGSLCVGLLAAYLGFHVDLTVLDIDHRILSYVQTACDEEGIEVKLLDHDARDPLPTYISSTFDTVFIDPPYTLTGLELFLSRAVDALVKQEGSAVVLSFGRKPPSESVQIMEKICNMHLYVSDVRPSFNRYEGASVLAGASDIYLLRATHISKPTIKGRYTREIYTGDVRPKVRTYICTKCGSSYKIAPGEKWQTIEALKAEGCPRCGNRSFRRQSSTLSG; encoded by the coding sequence GTGATAAATACGTCTCTCAGCGACTTGGCGCGTGCTGTATCCGATGCGGCCTCGCTCAAGGAAGGCCCTGATGCGGTAATTAGGCTCCTGCAGGTAGTCGCTGCACGTGGCCCTATCAGTGCTAAAGAGCTCTCTCAGTCCATCGGCCTTCCAATTCCGGTGTTGGCCGCTGTAAGGCGTGAACTTGAATCCAGAGGAATTTTGGAGCGTAAAGGCGGTATAGTACTAACGGATAATGGAAAGCGCCTACTAGAAGGACAAACCTACAGATTCCTTGGTGTTTGCGAAGCATGTTCTGGTGCTGGACTGCTGATACCGGACGAACTCTCCCCATTGCTCGATAAGCTGCGTTTATATCGGGCAAATAGACCTCAAGTCGACGTCAGCTTAGATCAAAGCTTTATATTGCCTGAATATAACCTTAGAAGGTGTCTGTTCGCACTCAACCACGGACTACTTGCTGGAAGGAGGGTGCTCTTTATAGGAGATGATGATGCTGGCTCACTATGTGTAGGTCTGCTGGCAGCTTATCTAGGTTTTCATGTGGATCTAACCGTTCTTGATATTGATCATAGAATATTGAGCTATGTTCAAACCGCATGTGATGAGGAGGGAATAGAGGTCAAACTGCTTGATCATGACGCCAGAGATCCTCTCCCCACATATATTTCTTCTACATTCGACACGGTCTTTATTGATCCTCCATACACACTTACAGGATTGGAACTTTTCCTGTCACGAGCCGTTGATGCCTTGGTCAAGCAGGAAGGATCTGCAGTGGTTCTATCTTTTGGTCGTAAGCCTCCGTCTGAATCGGTCCAAATCATGGAAAAGATCTGCAATATGCACTTATACGTCTCAGATGTGAGGCCAAGTTTCAATCGGTACGAAGGTGCCAGCGTTTTAGCTGGCGCAAGCGATATCTACTTACTTAGAGCTACTCACATCTCAAAGCCTACAATTAAGGGAAGATATACTAGAGAGATCTATACCGGAGATGTGAGACCTAAGGTACGCACTTATATTTGTACGAAGTGTGGCTCATCATATAAGATTGCTCCTGGCGAAAAATGGCAAACTATAGAAGCATTGAAAGCAGAAGGTTGCCCTAGATGCGGCAACAGATCTTTCAGGCGCCAGAGCAGTACACTTAGTGGGTGA
- the recR gene encoding recombination mediator RecR, with the protein MYTTAEPVERLIEEFSKLPGIGPKTASRLTYWLLRSSKEQAESLADAIRELKEKTTLCSECFNITDVDPCRICSSESRDRSVICVVEEPLDVRAIENTNEYKGLYHVLHGLLSPLDGITPDKLKLQELKDRVARGGVKEVIIATNPTLEGSNTAFYIARLLKNLNVKITRLAYGLPVGGDLEYADEVTLSRALQGRQSI; encoded by the coding sequence ATGTATACTACGGCAGAGCCTGTGGAGAGGCTCATAGAGGAATTCTCCAAATTACCAGGAATAGGACCGAAAACAGCTTCCCGGCTTACTTATTGGCTGCTGAGGAGTAGCAAAGAGCAGGCTGAGTCTTTGGCCGATGCTATTAGGGAGCTAAAAGAAAAGACTACCCTATGCTCAGAGTGCTTCAACATTACAGATGTGGATCCATGCAGGATCTGCTCTAGCGAATCAAGGGATCGATCTGTTATATGCGTTGTCGAAGAACCCTTGGATGTCAGAGCTATAGAGAACACTAATGAGTATAAAGGTTTGTACCATGTACTGCATGGATTACTTTCACCTTTGGATGGGATCACTCCTGACAAACTAAAGCTACAGGAATTGAAGGATAGAGTTGCCCGTGGAGGAGTGAAGGAGGTTATAATCGCGACTAATCCTACACTTGAAGGCTCCAACACGGCTTTCTATATAGCTCGCCTTCTGAAGAACCTGAACGTGAAGATAACTAGACTTGCTTATGGTCTTCCAGTTGGTGGAGATCTTGAATACGCTGACGAAGTAACGCTCAGCAGGGCCCTACAGGGTAGGCAGTCCATATAG
- a CDS encoding dienelactone hydrolase family protein: MGEMVTFPSNGTTAEGYLAKPDTDKAPGVLVIQEWWGLNDNIKSICERFASEGFLALAPDLYHGRATTEPDEARKLAMSLQMETAAKDMSGAVDYLREHAGYTSVGAVGYCMGGGLALFIAALRGDVVKAVVPFYGLVPPSAPPVDWSKLQASVLGHYAELDQGITVERVREFENQLKSLGKEVEIHIYQGAQHGFCNDTRPQVYNREACELAWQRTIAFLRKKLVS, encoded by the coding sequence ATGGGTGAGATGGTTACCTTTCCAAGCAATGGCACTACTGCTGAGGGTTATCTTGCCAAGCCAGATACTGACAAAGCCCCGGGTGTGTTAGTAATACAGGAATGGTGGGGGCTGAACGACAATATCAAGAGCATATGTGAAAGGTTTGCTTCGGAAGGGTTCCTGGCACTAGCCCCAGACCTCTATCATGGACGAGCAACTACCGAGCCAGATGAAGCCAGGAAGCTTGCTATGTCTCTTCAAATGGAGACAGCAGCCAAAGACATGAGTGGTGCAGTGGATTATCTTAGGGAGCATGCTGGGTATACATCTGTGGGAGCAGTGGGCTACTGTATGGGCGGAGGACTTGCTCTGTTCATAGCTGCTCTTAGAGGTGATGTGGTCAAGGCAGTGGTGCCTTTCTACGGTTTAGTGCCTCCGTCTGCGCCTCCTGTGGACTGGAGCAAGCTGCAGGCCTCGGTGCTCGGCCACTATGCGGAGTTGGATCAAGGCATAACCGTAGAAAGGGTAAGAGAATTTGAGAATCAGCTGAAGTCCTTGGGTAAAGAAGTTGAGATCCATATATACCAGGGAGCACAGCATGGCTTTTGTAACGACACTAGACCACAGGTATACAACAGGGAAGCCTGTGAGCTAGCTTGGCAGAGAACTATTGCCTTTCTGCGTAAGAAGTTGGTTAGCTAG
- a CDS encoding O-methyltransferase, with the protein MEEIAPSIARYLDALVPERTGDMVIMEDYAKAHGFPIIGPSAGYFCYLMTRVMGARKVFELGSGYGYSTAWFARGVHENGGGVVHHTVWDSNLSNMARLHLKNMGYENIVVYHIGEAVETLRNTDDTFDIVFNDIDKSAYPDSLPVIKSKLKKGGMLIVDNILWHGRILDPSERSRDTEAIRVMIDMVRNDPEWIYSIVPLRDGLLLAYKQ; encoded by the coding sequence ATGGAAGAGATTGCTCCAAGTATAGCTAGATATCTGGATGCCCTCGTGCCGGAGAGAACCGGTGATATGGTGATCATGGAAGATTATGCTAAAGCCCATGGCTTTCCGATCATTGGCCCATCAGCAGGATATTTTTGTTACCTTATGACCAGGGTGATGGGTGCTAGAAAGGTTTTTGAGTTAGGTTCTGGTTACGGGTACTCCACCGCTTGGTTCGCAAGGGGTGTGCACGAGAATGGTGGTGGGGTGGTTCACCACACCGTTTGGGACTCAAACTTGTCAAATATGGCGCGCTTACATCTAAAGAATATGGGATACGAGAACATAGTTGTCTACCATATAGGGGAAGCGGTTGAGACCCTTAGAAATACGGACGATACTTTCGATATAGTGTTCAATGATATAGATAAGTCTGCTTACCCTGATTCTCTGCCCGTAATCAAAAGCAAGCTGAAGAAAGGTGGCATGCTCATAGTAGATAACATCCTCTGGCATGGGAGGATACTAGATCCTTCCGAAAGGTCTAGAGACACCGAGGCTATAAGAGTTATGATCGATATGGTCAGAAATGATCCAGAGTGGATCTATAGCATAGTACCTCTAAGAGATGGTCTTTTACTTGCTTACAAGCAGTGA
- a CDS encoding response regulator: MQEEQVSGTEAIRVVIAEDHALVREGTKELLEKRGIRVIGEASNGEEAVELAQKLQPDLILMDVSMPKLNGIDATKIIKQKHPNIAVLVLSAYDDDQYVFALLQAGAAGYILKDAHADEVVNAVKAVANGESVLAPSIAKKVLSRFTSPSTQPEHPSPVLTDRELDVLRLAAKGESNKAIAQQLHLSPRTVQVHLSNIFNKFGVASRTEAVLHALKLGLIDLSE; this comes from the coding sequence ATGCAGGAAGAGCAGGTTAGCGGGACAGAGGCTATCCGTGTAGTGATAGCTGAGGATCATGCTCTCGTGAGGGAAGGAACAAAGGAGCTCCTCGAGAAGCGAGGTATAAGGGTAATAGGGGAGGCTTCAAATGGCGAGGAGGCTGTAGAGCTTGCCCAAAAGCTCCAACCAGACCTGATCTTGATGGATGTAAGCATGCCAAAGCTAAATGGCATAGATGCCACGAAGATTATCAAGCAAAAACATCCAAATATAGCTGTTCTTGTTCTCAGTGCGTATGACGATGATCAGTATGTGTTTGCGCTCCTTCAAGCAGGGGCAGCAGGTTACATACTGAAGGACGCACATGCTGATGAAGTCGTGAACGCGGTGAAGGCGGTCGCTAATGGAGAGTCTGTACTTGCGCCTTCCATAGCCAAGAAAGTGCTTTCAAGGTTTACATCTCCTAGTACACAGCCTGAACATCCAAGCCCTGTTCTAACTGATAGGGAGCTAGATGTCTTAAGGTTAGCGGCAAAGGGAGAGAGCAACAAGGCAATTGCCCAACAATTACATCTGAGTCCCCGTACCGTTCAGGTACACTTGAGCAATATATTTAATAAATTTGGTGTTGCATCAAGGACAGAAGCTGTGCTGCATGCTCTCAAGTTGGGGCTTATAGACCTTTCGGAGTAA
- a CDS encoding GAF domain-containing protein encodes MDRRFARVRVQEPLEKPPPDFRTVDQTTQKIFTLNAIAAAISREADLDKVFYLALDWILEVTGADAGTVFLRDEETGDLVRVVSRGISNLFLTEQERHSYGIGLASRVIRAESPIVLDNVARSSMISPSSYGDVVKSCVGIPLRSDNKVVGVLNIFSKQVNKFEPADIELLTSIGNQIGVAVAKAKLSSTVTQSREQLQEKMRQLQELLKISATFRANAPLEKVLNAICNAISSALGFRLVELSLLDPTTGMMVPAAFAGFSEEEQQELRSFVRPPSFYERIMHPRFQISNSYFISHKEDIEQTLGMQWAFLPNINDEERGPDEWHQKDALAVPIYDRDGNLTGLVFVDDPIDRKVPSLEKIQVLEMFVQQAGLAVENARLLSDLQKSEAQYRLVTENASDLIFLLNPDGSISFASSSAKAILGYQPDELLGKMFADLISPQSKRITPECLINPSTADELSIRCEIEAIRKDGNSVFLEISCTPVFENGVFRGEQGTARDITEKKRMEREIARRQRQLRRSQKREEQLSGYAAAVIAAQEEERRRIARDLHDDTAQALIALSRRIDSLREDLGDLPEAAQRKIEDLKALTDQTLASVRRFSRDLRPSILDDLGLVPALEWLVSENAKRYKITTRLKIQGEERRLQPEVELALFRIAQEALNNTAKHSQATGAAVELTFGDTWCRLTVSDNGIGFQTPPNISELADRGRMGVMGMYERANLLGGNLYVRTAPGQGTRITVTVPLIESSL; translated from the coding sequence ATGGACAGAAGGTTTGCCAGGGTAAGGGTCCAGGAGCCATTGGAAAAGCCTCCGCCTGACTTTAGAACCGTAGATCAAACCACTCAAAAGATATTCACCCTCAATGCTATAGCTGCTGCTATAAGCAGAGAGGCCGACCTAGATAAGGTCTTTTATTTAGCCCTGGACTGGATCCTGGAAGTAACAGGTGCTGACGCGGGAACAGTATTCTTGCGTGATGAAGAGACAGGAGACTTGGTCAGAGTAGTTAGTAGAGGTATAAGCAACCTTTTTCTGACCGAGCAAGAAAGACATAGTTATGGTATTGGTCTGGCAAGCAGGGTGATAAGGGCGGAGTCACCCATAGTTCTGGACAACGTAGCTCGAAGCTCCATGATTAGCCCATCTAGCTACGGAGACGTAGTCAAGAGCTGTGTGGGCATCCCATTAAGGTCCGATAATAAAGTCGTAGGAGTCCTCAATATATTCTCTAAGCAGGTCAATAAATTCGAACCTGCTGATATAGAGCTACTCACAAGTATTGGTAACCAGATAGGAGTAGCAGTAGCCAAAGCGAAACTCAGTTCAACTGTTACCCAGAGCAGAGAGCAGCTGCAAGAGAAGATGCGTCAGCTGCAGGAGCTTTTGAAGATCAGTGCCACTTTCAGAGCTAACGCTCCTCTCGAGAAAGTACTCAATGCTATCTGTAACGCTATCAGTAGTGCGCTTGGCTTCAGACTAGTTGAGCTTAGTCTTCTGGATCCTACCACTGGGATGATGGTACCTGCAGCATTCGCAGGCTTCTCTGAGGAAGAGCAGCAAGAGCTAAGGAGTTTTGTGAGGCCTCCAAGCTTCTACGAGCGTATCATGCATCCCAGGTTTCAAATCTCAAATAGTTACTTTATATCTCACAAGGAAGATATCGAGCAGACGCTAGGCATGCAGTGGGCCTTTCTACCAAATATCAACGATGAAGAGAGAGGTCCAGATGAGTGGCATCAGAAGGATGCATTAGCTGTGCCAATCTACGATCGTGATGGCAACCTTACGGGACTGGTCTTTGTAGATGATCCCATCGATAGAAAAGTACCTAGCCTAGAGAAGATACAAGTGCTGGAGATGTTCGTGCAACAAGCCGGGCTAGCTGTAGAGAATGCCAGGCTCCTGAGCGACCTACAGAAGTCTGAAGCACAGTACAGGTTGGTGACCGAAAATGCAAGTGACCTCATATTCCTGCTTAACCCAGATGGAAGCATATCTTTCGCAAGCAGCAGCGCAAAAGCAATCCTTGGTTACCAACCAGATGAACTGTTAGGGAAGATGTTTGCGGATCTAATATCTCCTCAGTCCAAGCGCATAACACCTGAATGTCTAATAAACCCATCGACCGCAGACGAGCTGAGCATCAGGTGCGAGATAGAAGCCATAAGAAAAGATGGGAACTCAGTATTTCTTGAAATAAGCTGTACACCAGTGTTTGAAAATGGAGTATTTAGAGGCGAGCAAGGTACAGCAAGAGATATCACTGAAAAGAAGAGGATGGAAAGGGAAATAGCTCGCAGGCAGAGGCAGCTTAGAAGATCCCAAAAGCGAGAGGAGCAGCTCAGCGGCTACGCTGCAGCTGTGATAGCTGCTCAGGAAGAAGAAAGACGAAGAATAGCCAGAGATCTGCATGACGATACAGCGCAAGCTCTAATTGCTCTCTCCAGACGTATAGACTCACTTAGAGAAGACCTAGGAGATCTTCCAGAAGCAGCTCAAAGAAAGATCGAGGATCTAAAGGCCCTTACAGATCAAACCCTTGCTAGCGTGAGAAGATTCAGCCGAGATCTAAGGCCTTCCATACTCGACGATCTAGGTCTAGTACCAGCTCTAGAGTGGCTGGTCTCTGAGAATGCTAAGAGATACAAGATAACCACCAGGCTGAAAATCCAGGGTGAGGAAAGAAGGCTACAACCTGAAGTAGAGTTAGCATTATTCAGAATAGCCCAGGAGGCCCTTAACAACACTGCCAAGCACTCTCAAGCTACAGGAGCTGCTGTAGAGCTAACCTTTGGAGACACATGGTGCAGGCTTACAGTTTCTGATAATGGCATAGGTTTTCAAACTCCACCCAATATATCTGAGCTTGCCGACCGGGGTCGCATGGGAGTTATGGGTATGTATGAGAGAGCTAACCTGCTTGGTGGTAACCTCTATGTAAGGACCGCTCCCGGACAGGGTACCAGAATAACAGTCACTGTTCCCCTGATAGAGTCCTCATTGTAA